The Toxotes jaculatrix isolate fToxJac2 chromosome 17, fToxJac2.pri, whole genome shotgun sequence genomic interval GCAATCTCAGACTTGTCACCATCTGTATCCTTCTGGATGTAACTTGTGGTGTCCTCTGATATGGGGAGGGCGGGAAGCTCCCTCTTACTCTTCCTCTTGGTTTTTGATGTTTGAATCTCCTCTtggtttctgttgttgttgatatTAACCTTTTCAGctatttccctctctctccttatATTCTTGGTGTAGCGAGGGCTGCCCTGTTCAGGGTGATATGTGTTCTGGAGGATGGTCTCATCATCTTCTGTGTCCTTGTCAAGGTTGAGattctttttcagattttgaagcTAAAGAAGGGAAATCAGAGAGCAAAGAAATGTTAGGATTTAATGAGATTTCAATCATTAACATTGGTTTGCACTGCCATCAGTATACTTTTGAGGAAGAAGATTCATAGAATATGAATGTTATGCTGCATACAGAATACTGAATCTACCGGGATGATTTTAAGACATGTTCTGCAAGTAGTGTATAACCCTTGAAGGTAGAAGTGCACATATTACAGCACGTACCACAATGGTTTCCTGAGTTTCAGGGTTTTTCTTCTTcaactttttcttctctgtttcagtgtATTTCTTGAAGACTTCGTTGAATCTTTCCCGGGTCTTTGCCCGGTCCTCACTATTACCTGTTAAAAGGTTACACTATCATTAATAAAATTGATCAAAGCAGTGTGTGTTGCTCTGGTGAAGGCCACATTTACTGTACTTACGAATAACTtagaggtacttgtacttttaCCTCTAATCCACCACATTTCAGATAGAAATGGTGTGCTTTTTACTTCACAACATTTATTTACAtgcaaaaaatgattttaaaaaaatgcatttttagatattaaactacccaacagtgtataaaacattaaaatgctgtctTATGCTTTAACGCATTACTGGCCACCATTAAACTCACCCGCTGGCATCCTCAGGCACTGTAATGCCTCTCATTCTGAGTGCAAAAGGAGAGTAATCCAGGGAGGAAGGCTTtcattctaaaaataaaaaaacagggaTAACGTTAACTTTAAATAAATCTCTGCTGGGTGATCCTCCAATGGTTTGTAACGTGCCCACAACATTAGCTTAGTTCAGTTTAACTGTTTCATGCAAGTTCAATTTGggtaaaaacactggaacaaacCCGCATCGTGTTTTTTGTGGAATCTACTTATGTTTAGTattaaaaaacagtaaaacttgTGCGGAAAAGCAACCTTTGTGAGACCGCTATGTAACGTTAGCAACCTTAGCTAGCTTGCTAAATGCTAACGCTAGCTAAGTGGCATTGTTAACTTATTACGTTTGGTACAACACGGTTTAGGTTCTTCAACAAGTAACGTGAGccttaaaataaaccaaacttcACACAAATCAACGTAAAAAGCGGTGTAGGGGTTAGTAAGGGGTAACTGCGTGTATCTACCCTGCAGTGATTGTGCTGTCCTCCGACCCCACAAACGACGCTGCGACGGTTTCCAAGCCAACCACAGCAAAGACGATCGTCAGGGCAGGAGCGTCCGCTCCGCGTTCGTGacgtacaaacacaaacaacaaatccACCAATGAAATTCGAGGACAGGTGAATCGTCATTACGTAACGACGGCAGATCAATTCCGTTcattttttgaaaaaacattttttaacacgcagaacacagaaaacataGGTCTGTAGGAGTGAGGCAGTACAAAAAGTGAAATACAGTTCAGTTACACTTAATATGGAGAAGGCTTTAacccaaaacaacaaagaaagggcaaaaataaagaaataagcttataaataaacatttgttttttagtCCTGTAAAGGGTCTGAAAGATGTAATATCCCGTAACAAATGCAGGGtaatttacattacagtcaCGTGATGTCCCAGTAGGCGTGTCCATGTGCAGGTCTTTGTGAAACTGGCAGGTGCCGTACCTTTCTGTTGAGGATGCAGACATGGCTTCTGGTCTTTGTGAGAATTGTTCTCAACTTAGAGAACTTACTGCTCATTTAAGAAAAGTTTGCAGAGAGTTTGAACGAAAAATCAGGAACGTTTTCAGAGAGTTTTCTGAGTGCAACTGCGTTAGGATTACACCTGAGAGGAGTTTCCTGAGGACGACCCAAGAGTTGCCCTCCTTACGCCTCCTGAATGGTAGGAACATTGTGGACATCATCACCTTTGGGTGTAGATTGTTCTGTTGTGGAGGGGAAACACACCTTTAAGCACATaacctgtgtttttttatttaaacaaagacAAGGAGAGACAAAGTTTACACTCTTGATATATTGTATTAAATCTATAATATCAAAAGTTACATGAACACTCTTTTTATCTTGAgaaaacataaatcattttatGTTTCATAAAAAAACTGGGCATGACGTTTACACAAAACCTACAAAATCAGAATAAAGTAAAAAGTGTTTGATGTTGGATTTATCAGCTCTTACGTTTGGAATATTCACCTTTATTAATCTGTTTCTCCCCTCAGACGATGAAACCCAGCTGCTCAGTCAGGAAAGTCTACAAGCACTGAACAAACTTGCTGTCTCGGAAAACACTGGTCTACAAATGAGTGCTGCCATGCATTATTTACATCTCAGTCATCTTTGTGAgtagagaaaacaaacagatttttatgtTGCTTCTGACAAGCTGCGTGATAGAAAGGACATGCTGATCAATGGCATATAAAATGAGACTATTGTTTGCATCTCTCCTATCACTCACTGCTTAAAGATAAGCTCTCTAACGGGTACGACCCGTATCATGCAAATTTTcaactgtattttttctttgtgcaggtTACGTCCTGTAGTATGTAAATAGATGACCACATCCTTTTCTTACAGGCGGCGGTTGACAgattcctgtgtttttttagtTGAGGTTAATAGAACAGAGAAGCGATATCTCTTTTTGGACCTAAATTTATAGCCCACAACCAGATATCTTAAGTTAAAATCTAACATTTGGCTTTGGCTAGTTAGACTGACAGTTAATTTACATTGTGTTCAACTGTCTGTTGTAAAACAACAGGCAAGAAGTTGAACTGACTCATAAAATTTTCTGTATTACAGTGAAATCTCCTCTACCAGACGCCTTCATGGAGCCAGTCATGGCTTTACTTTTATCAACAGACCTGGATGTGCAAAAGACTATCTCTCTCGCCTTGGTCAATCTGTTAGTAAAGAATAATGGTAAGAGATAAAAGTCATGGGAATTTAAAATACTGTTATTTGTTAATTAATAATCCTGATCCACTCTTCTCTGTTGAAGACTTAAATAGGTAAATTCAACACAGCATCACAGCTTCCACCTGAAATCTCATAGTCACTGTCCATAAAATCTGATTTCAGTGTGTAAAGAGTTGGTGATTGAAATGGGGATGCTGGTGCCCATACTGGAGTTGTTCCAGTCTGGTGATTCAGCCGCTCAGTGTCACTCCTGTGCCTGCGTCGCAATGCTGGCCTCCTCAGGTCTGTAATGGTTTTAAACAGTTGTCACAGCTGTCTGGAGAGCTGTCTAAATTCATTTGTGTgaaacatttaaagaaagaagcacaaatgtatttaaatggaaaaagtaGCAACCGGTATATTTGTACAGCATATTATTAATTCTGCCAGCTGCTTCCTTTCTATGGGGTTGCCCAaaattttattgtgtgtgtgactgcaaagagacaacacacagcaacaataGCGTAGTTCTGTATAGAgcatgttttcctttcttttcataCAGAATCAAACAAAGATGCTATCGTGGTGGATGGAATCATACCACTGCTTGCTTTGGCAAAATCCTATGACCCACGGGTGCAGCAGAACGCAACCTGGGCTCTGTTACATCTCACGCAGTCAGGTGGGATAGTTTGCTTTGAGAGTCactcttcatgtttttttcataaaacCAGGAGCTGTTTTGATCAAGTTCTTTCCCGTGTGACTTTGCCAAAAATATTaaactttctcctctttttctagATGGGTCAACAAGGATCTTGTGTCAAGCAGGAGCTATTCCTGTGTTGGTCCTTCTACTGCAGTCCTCGGATTCAGAGGTTCAGTTTTgcagctgcactgctctgtGCAACATCGCTGCTATCCGGGAGCATCACCCGAAGTTGCTGAGCATAGGGGGTCATTATTTGTTAAAGTCTCTTTTGACTCTCATGTTGTCGTCTGTACAAAAGGTAATTGTGAACTTAGGTTGGTGGTAACTGAATTTTAAGATAAACAATGCTTGataaaaatctttttcattccatttttaGAATTCAGCTCAAGCATGCAGATGTCTACAAACACTCTCAAAGAATGGTAATCATAAACAACAGCACCTTAAATTTACACCATGTAGGATGCAGATACTGTTTGTCAATTTTATGTGCAGTTCTGAtccaggagcagctgatggagctTGACTGTGTGTTACCTCTGAAAGCACTTCTGAaaacctctgctgctgtgtggacagAGCCAGCTGTAACACTCCTGTCCGCACTGTCTGCACACCCACCAAACAACGTATGAATTCCCACAAAGCAgcataaatataataatgacaataatgatGAAGATGTAACTTCAAGGGCACATCACTGTATGTCAGAAAAAATGGGAAATGCAGGTGTAAGGGAACCTATCTAGTAAAATCCAAATGTTGATAATATTTCTGTGGTTTGATTCCAGGACTTCCTTGTGAGTGAAGGACTGTTGGATGAAGTCGCTCTGCTGCTTCATCATCACAGGTCCAGCTCTGCCAtaatcacacacagctgtgtgataATCACTAACCTGTGTAGCTCCCGCATGGGTCAGCAGGTACACCAAGGCTACAGGTCACATTGTCTGTAGTAAACACATGaattgtgtgtgtacagtgccTGAGATGGAGAATCTCTTGATAAAGTCATGTTGAATCCCATCATTGTTATCTAGGCTGTGATGGAAAGTCTGTGTTTATCAGGACTCCTCGGGGCCCTTCTATCTCCCGGCCTGTCAGATGAGACCTTGCTGCATGTGACATCATGCTTAAATCACCTGACCACCTGGAGTGAGTGGCCTGGACGTGAGTTACCATCTCTTATctgttttagaaaatttaaTGTGGATCTGAattgaaaaacaagaaaaacaactgataaATATCAATTCCCCATATTATATCTTTTACTTCCAACTTCATAAGTATCATGATCTCTTACAATTTCTTATCGTTTCAGATCCACTTAACCTGTCAGCGGCAATAACAGCAGAACAGGTTTCAGGACTGGTGAAGATGTCTGGACAAATTCAAAATTCTCTGTTGTCATGTAACTGTGCAGCCATCATAAGCAAACTAGAAATGACTGGTAATATAATGTGCAAATACTACCTACTGATAAAACAGAGATaatcagtgtttgttgtgtattattttatacttatttcatatgttttcatgctacTTTTCTTAGAGGAGATCATTGGGTTACTGAGACCTCACTACATCACCATGTCAGAGTACCTGTTAGTATTTCTCAAAAAGAAAGACGTTAAATTCCAGCATCTCGGCATAGTTACAATATTCAACCTCAAAAAAGGTTTGTATTTGTTGTAGATTTATTTATCGGCAGCCATTTTGATTATCTGAAATAGTCATCCACTGTATGTCCATAGTTCTTAGCCTTATTTGTGTGATCTTCCTCTGCAGATGGAGATTTTTCATCTCTGTTGGCTGACAGTGAGCTGGAGGTCGAGCTCAGGAAGGTGCATGCGCAGACAGAGGAAACCAGACGCCTGCTTCAAATGATTCAGCCTCTTTCTCCGTCCTCTGTTAACCCTTAGCTTTCTCAGTACAAATGCTGAGAGATGTGCACAGTGTGGACAGTATGAGGTGTTTACATCCATACACTGTacagacaaacagcattttttaaaatcacaattGGTGTTTTAATGTGCCatcttttatttcattgttttcatattAATTACAGTCAATGTGTTACCTGAAAAACAAGGCAGAGATGCAGCATAGTATCAGCTTTAATCAAATATGGCATATTTTGACTTCTCAACAGGTTAACAAGTGATAGTTATAAGCAACACTTCAACTATAAGATCAAATACTGATGATCagatacatttgtttttatatgcTTTTATTATAATAAATTCGCTTAACCTCTATGTCTCAAACATTGCTTTGTAAAGTGATTGCGCAATATCAAACAAAGCAACTGTCAGTGCAATAAATGCCTTGTGCATTGTATTTTCTAAAACATCACTCACAAAACTGAAGCAAAGTCTTTGGAAACTAAGTTCCTCAGCAGCTTTGAAATATGTGATTGCTATACTTCACAAAATCAAAGGGCAAGATAGGAATTTATGAAGGAATTAAACTTGTACCAACACCCTAAACTCGTGTGCTTAGCGCAAACAGAGCTATTCTAATTCCACAGTGACAAAACTGAGGAAGGGAAAGTGCTTAGAGAGCAAGAAATATCAGGAATTAGGAAAAAAGCATATGGCTAACATATGTTGTGATTGTTGGAATGGCTATTCCTAGTATTTCATATAGGCAACACTCTCAATAACTGATTAACTGCATTTGCCAGCAAGCGGCCTTTACCACTGTCTAcatctactgttttttttttgtttttttgatagTCATTATTAGTTCAGAAACCTGCTGTACTGAAGAAATTAAAATCTTACTTGCCCAATATTTGTGCCACTGGTTACACACAGAAAAGTGACCAAATGCTGACGACCTCAGTGAGGCAAGGCTGTAATTTTACATGCTCTTTCAAGGTGCTGAATGGCAGCAAACAGGCTGGACTGCAGGAATTCCCGTCATTCACACAGAAATCGCAGCTCTCCAACAAAGTATCTGAACTTCTGCCCACTTTGCAGGTGCTCAGATGACCTCTACAGAACACAtgaaagggaaacaaaaaaaaataataatttgaagatattaaataaaatgtttcagaGCAACTTACGACTGTGACGCACAGTTAGAAATTTATGAATATTTCAGTGCTTTACTCTTGTCAACCGGCcttgtttggttttatgtgtGGCTTTCCAGACTGATGCAAACCCTGCCTGCACAGATCGCATTTCAGAATGAATGATATTGATTGTGTGGTGTAGGCACTGCCATGCCCTTTTTTAGAGCTAATAAGGAACAAACATGCTCAGAGCCGAATGTTGTAAGAATCTGGCTGGTTGCTGGTGTTTCTCTCCCACCCTGAGGGCAggtgagctgctgtttgtgtctcacCTGCGCGCTGGTGGGTCTGGATTTCCTCCAGGCCGGTGAGCGTTCTGAGAGACCTGCGTTCTTTGAAGGCCACAACAGGTACCATGTCCTCCTCATTATTCAGCCCCAGCTGTGAGGACTTAGTCCCCACTTGCAGCTTCATGGCATCTTTTATAGTGCCATTCTGCACAGgttctgtgttttcctttggttGGGCTTCATTTGGCAAGATCCTCACTGGTCCAGACTTCTGCGTTGAACAGGATTAACCAATTTAGTCAAAGACAGGCTGTGTGGCTTTTAGAAGCGGAGCTGGTTAGTTATTAGTTGATGTTTGATGTGCGTCATATGAACCCAGGGGCaatgtactttttaaaaactgagcAGTAAATCTCACCGTATCTGGAGAATCTGTCCTTCTGGTTCTCCGCATGATCTCCTCAAGtcgctggaaaaaaaaacagctttcagtAAAACTCTGTCACAGAAGGCTTTGTGAGAACATTCAGTCTCTTGACTAAAACAGAACCTTTGATATATTATTGatgaaaataatatattttgatgaaaaaaGATAATGTACTTatgaggaagggagggagaagcAAACAAATCCTAGATGTGTTTTGACATAAAATAATCAATACAATTTGGAAATCCATATTTGATATTTGTCACAAAATATGTTGAAAAACCTCACAACCATCCCAACTGACTGCTCTCTCTGGGATGACCCCAGGGGATGCTCATTTGAATTGGTCTCACAACAGTGTGatagttttctgttctctccttGAATTGAGAATAATTCTGTAAAAGTGGAAAGACCCACCAGTAAACACTGGATTAAAGAGGTCACTACACTGCATTAGATTCAGTTAACATGGAATCTTTCTTCAATTAAAGCCTTGACCCTAAAATTCTGAGCTGATTGTATTTATTTACCTATTTATTTATAGTTGATGGTGTTATTAGTCTGCCTTATTGGTTTACCTgttgtttaatttattataaCTACGCATACATTTACTGTAGTCTCAGTTCTTGTAGGGGGTTGGGGCTGGGAAAACTAACACGAGAATATAtttgtttgctcatgttgtaTATACTATACAAGTAAGATTTTATCTTGTCACCTTTTTTCTTGCTTGGCGCTCTGCCTCTTCTTTCTGTGCGAGGATCTCTCGCTCTTGTTTCATCTGCTCTGCTTTTGCCCTCTCTTTGGCTTGCTCCTCCTCCCGCTgcataaaacacagagcaggtACAGAACACTTTGTGAGAATGAGCACAAAACCTGAAACTGTACCTTCcaaagaaaataactgaaattaAAGATAACTCAAAAGCATCCATTGGAACAGAGCTGTGCAATTTAACCTTGTGGAGTGTTGGCAGAGTAAATGTTTGTGCTGCCCACCTGTTTCTGCAGAAGGGCGGCTTCCCTCATGGCCTGAGCTCTCTCTTCCTCGGCTcgtctctgctcctcttcctcccttctcctcttctcctctatcAGACGCTGAGCCTCTGCCTGCTGTCGTGCTCGCTCCTCTGCCCTTCTGCGCTCCAGTTCTTCACGACTTTGCCTGGACATGTCATAAATTAATGTTAACGACCTTCCTCTGCAGTTCTGTCTCGTAGGTGGACATGCTTTTTACctttctgcctcctctttctgcaggcgctcctgctcctctctctcccgttGTAGTCgggcctctctcctcttttcagCCAGGAGACGCGAGGCCTCCTCTGGGTCTGTAGTCCCAGCTGAGGGTCTGCTCACAACTTCACGAGGCTGTGGAGCTGGATGAGGAGGCATCTGGGAAGAACCTGAAGAGAAAAGTAACTTCAACATATATCTGAAGTACATTAAATAGCACTCTAAATACTGCACTTTTCGTGTCAAGCATTTCTGTAGCTTACTTCCATCTCCTGCTGTTCTGGCtgtagtttctgtttctgtattgaGCAGGTTCAAACAAGGAGTCTCAGGTGCATTTCCATCCCTCATTTTCTCTTGCTGACCTTCAGCTGATGTCCTGACAGGCCTTGAGTTACCAGGAGCAATGGCGGAACTACAAACAGCAACATCTTCCTCAGGGACCGATGGGAGCTCCAGCTGCAGCGGGGTTGAATGTCTGCTGATTGATCTTCGGGGAGTcctttaaaatccagcagaagagAGCAGATGTCCCACTTTGCTCACAGCACTGTGACTATTTCATGAATGTACAGTGGACGTACTTGTCACACAAATCTAACCTACCGTTCGGGTGAGGGGGAGGCTGTTCTGCTTTGTGTAGCTGTGGCTGGTTTAGCAGTGGTTTTGATGGCAGTTGATTCAATGTTGGAGCCACTGTTTGAGTTCTTCTTATTAGCATCTTGCTGTCTTGCTGCTTTGATCTAAgccaaaaagaaggaaagaaaaggtttACAGAATTACAGTTTTGCACCATTTTATAATTATATCTTTGAGTTCAATCGGACCGAAAAAGTAAAGACTGTAAAATCATGTAAACACTATTATTTAGCAACATGAGTGTATGTAGGACCAAAGGAACAGCTAGACTTACCTGTGCCAGATTGATGCTTCTGTTTCTGGGACTGGGGGAGGCAGATGGCCTCTGGTGGACTGGGCCAGAGTGGTGATGGGGTTTGTgagggggggtggtggtggtggtggtgttggtggtggtatTCATGGAGTGGAATGAAACTGCACGGCGACAAACATGGACAACTGggccagtgtttttttgtgccatAATTATCAAAGATTGGACAAATATGCACAAATGGTGCaaacagtgaaaatggaaatgtgaagcAGGGCGTTAACAGAGAGGGAAATGAGCAGTGTTAGTAACCAAAGGGCCTGCAAAAGTTAGTAGTAGCAATATAGTTGaagtaatgttttaaaaatgcactACAAACCATTAGCACTGCATTATCATCACATTAAAGCAAATGAGTACATTCTGTTACCATCGGGGAAAGTACCTTCTTTTCCTGACTGACAACCAGCACTCTTGCTCCTGGCCAGATAAGAGCAAGTGGGGGTAAGGAGGCGACTGACCAAGTTCTTCTCCCATGTTGTCAGTGGTAAGCGACGTGGAACTAGCGTATTGATTGGTATAAAGTTTtaagtgcagcaaaaacaaaagataagGCACGCCGAGACTTGTTGTGTTAAGATATGCTACGAAGAGAACAGACAGTGCTAAGTATGGTGTTATGAGATTAGAAAGttaaaaggagaggaaaaacaggaagcatGTTCATCTCTTCTTACCATTTTTGGTGAGCTTCCTTCCTCTTGAGCTTTGACTGAGATTCTGTTGGGCCCTTTGGCTCTTCTCCAGAGTCCTGCGTACTGCAGATTCATATCGCTCCTTAATTTGGGAAAACAAGCTTCAGTGTTGCTGTTACTCCATCCAGAGCAGTGAAATCCGTGGCCtctctaaaaataaaagtttttgatttCCAAAATGAAAACTCACTTTCTCCTCCTTGAGTCTCTGCTTGCGCTTCTCCTCCACAGCAGCacgcctcctctcctctttgagCCTCTGCTCCAGGAGTTTCTTCTTGCGCTCCTGCAGCTGTTGTTCATAGTAAAGCCTGGCCCGCTGCTCCCGCTCCAACCTGCTCAGCTCCCGAGAGGCTGGGGAAAAGAAGTGAACCAGTATAAATAGATTTATCGGTTATCTATGCTAATCTTTTTAGAAACTGAGGACGGTGCATTAACTGCACTGTGAATTCTACCACCATAGGAGCTCACATACCAAGTAACTTCTGgtgctcttctcttctttctcgtGCCGCTTTCAGCCTCTCATCAACATTTAGTCCATTAGCCACTagaatgtcaaaataaaactttatagTCACTGgttacattaaaatgtaaatcacattttatttatcacCATTATTAGTTACATAAAACTTCAAAACCCAAACTCAAAGCAGTCTGTAAAAGAACCTCATGCTTTAAGACATGATCCGAATATTGTGACATCTGGCTGATAAAGAGTGAGCGTTCCCCCAGATTAACAGAGAGCTGTATCAAACCTGCAGTGGCTCGTGGAGAAGCTGTGTTGGAGATTTGGGCAGACTTGTTGACAGAACAGGCTGCTTTCTTGGTCTGTGAATTTGGTTTGTCATAAGATCCATTCTCTGtaggtgaggaaaaaaatatacatgtcATTCCGTGAAAAAAATAGCAATACCTCTGACCTCTTCAAGGTTTTTCTTTCCATAATCTGACACTCAATATTATTTGGATTTTCTACTACAACTTGTGAACGTCGCATAGGATTCTACACCTAAACACATCTCACAACAAAAGTACAACAAATGATATAAAGCTGCTGTTACATATCAACCGAAAACAACTCAACTTTAAAAATCTGCCCCAAGCGTGTCTGTTATGGACTGGGATGGCCTTAGGGTCAGCTACAAATGAAAGAGTCATTATAAACAGCCTGGGTATAAAAGGCAAAGAGAACATGACCAGTCCTTATGAAGATGACTGAAACGAGCCACGGAAAAGGTcaagagagagacacaagacTGATGAGTAATTGGTGTAAATGCACAaggggaaaaacagaaatcacatgaatgtgaatttttttaGGGTTCACCATATCAGGATGTTGATCATCCTATGTATATTATGTAATCTGTGTCCACAGATGCCCCCTAATTTTCTCACGTTCATCGCAGCcatgctcatttacatagtgatttctcagtgtgaatgtattatctgtatattctaCTCATGCGTCATCAGTGTGATCAGATGATCCTGTATTTGTTACAGGCATTCTGGCTTAGCTTCAAGGAAAGGCTTGTTTAGATCAGCTACTATACAAAATCCTTCTGAAACAAAAGCTAATTCTACTAACCTCCGGTCCTTTCAAATGCATTCCCCTTCCTTTGGCTCTCGACCGTACGTGTAGAAAGTGGTCCCTGCGATGGAGGGATGACACTCTGTTTCTTCTGCACAGCCATGCTAGGTATTGAGCCTGGCATACCAATGCTCTCACTCAAaaccccctcctttct includes:
- the ankar gene encoding ankyrin and armadillo repeat-containing protein isoform X2 encodes the protein MASGLCENCSQLRELTAHLRKVCREFERKIRNVFREFSECNCVRITPERSFLRTTQELPSLRLLNDDETQLLSQESLQALNKLAVSENTGLQMSAAMHYLHLSHLLCKELVIEMGMLVPILELFQSGDSAAQCHSCACVAMLASSESNKDAIVVDGIIPLLALAKSYDPRVQQNATWALLHLTQSDGSTRILCQAGAIPVLVLLLQSSDSEVQFCSCTALCNIAAIREHHPKLLSIGGHYLLKSLLTLMLSSVQKNSAQACRCLQTLSKNVLIQEQLMELDCVLPLKALLKTSAAVWTEPAVTLLSALSAHPPNNDFLVSEGLLDEVALLLHHHRSSSAIITHSCVIITNLCSSRMGQQAVMESLCLSGLLGALLSPGLSDETLLHVTSCLNHLTTWSEWPGHPLNLSAAITAEQVSGLVKMSGQIQNSLLSCNCAAIISKLEMTEEIIGLLRPHYITMSEYLLVFLKKKDVKFQHLGIVTIFNLKKDGDFSSLLADSELEVELRKVHAQTEETRRLLQMIQPLSPSSVNP
- the ankar gene encoding ankyrin and armadillo repeat-containing protein isoform X1 encodes the protein MASGLCENCSQLRELTAHLRKVCREFERKIRNVFREFSECNCVRITPERSFLRTTQELPSLRLLNDDETQLLSQESLQALNKLAVSENTGLQMSAAMHYLHLSHLLKSPLPDAFMEPVMALLLSTDLDVQKTISLALVNLLVKNNVCKELVIEMGMLVPILELFQSGDSAAQCHSCACVAMLASSESNKDAIVVDGIIPLLALAKSYDPRVQQNATWALLHLTQSDGSTRILCQAGAIPVLVLLLQSSDSEVQFCSCTALCNIAAIREHHPKLLSIGGHYLLKSLLTLMLSSVQKNSAQACRCLQTLSKNVLIQEQLMELDCVLPLKALLKTSAAVWTEPAVTLLSALSAHPPNNDFLVSEGLLDEVALLLHHHRSSSAIITHSCVIITNLCSSRMGQQAVMESLCLSGLLGALLSPGLSDETLLHVTSCLNHLTTWSEWPGHPLNLSAAITAEQVSGLVKMSGQIQNSLLSCNCAAIISKLEMTEEIIGLLRPHYITMSEYLLVFLKKKDVKFQHLGIVTIFNLKKDGDFSSLLADSELEVELRKVHAQTEETRRLLQMIQPLSPSSVNP